One genomic segment of Nitrospirota bacterium includes these proteins:
- the tuf gene encoding elongation factor Tu, which produces MAKAKFERVKPHVNVGTIGHVDHGKTTLTSAITKHLALKGKAQFRAYDSIDNAPEEKARGITIATAHVEYETDARHYAHVDCPGHADYVKNMITGAAQMDGAILVVSAADGPMPQTREHILLARQVGVPYIVVYLNKVDMVDDPELLDLVELEVRELLSKYGFPGDKIPVVKGSALRAMQTESKEASAEEFKSIEELMKAVDEYIPTPKREIDKPFLMPVEDVFTISGRGTVVTGRVERGIIKVGEEVEIVGLGETRKSIATGVEMFRKLLDEGRAGDNIGVLLRGIDKEQVERGMVLAKPGSITPHTKFKAEVYVLTKEEGGRHTPFFNGYRPQFYFRTTDVTGVAKLPEGVEMVMPGDNTNLVVELITPIAMEKELRFAIREGGRTVGAGVVTEV; this is translated from the coding sequence ATGGCAAAGGCCAAATTTGAGAGGGTAAAGCCCCACGTAAACGTAGGGACAATAGGGCATGTAGACCATGGCAAGACCACCCTTACATCAGCGATAACCAAGCATCTGGCACTGAAGGGCAAGGCGCAATTCAGGGCATATGACAGCATAGACAACGCACCTGAAGAGAAGGCCAGGGGGATAACCATAGCGACAGCGCATGTAGAGTATGAGACAGATGCGAGGCACTATGCGCATGTAGACTGTCCTGGGCATGCAGACTATGTAAAGAACATGATAACAGGAGCAGCCCAGATGGACGGAGCGATATTAGTAGTGAGTGCAGCGGATGGGCCAATGCCCCAGACCAGAGAGCACATACTACTGGCGAGGCAGGTAGGGGTGCCATACATAGTAGTATATCTAAACAAAGTAGACATGGTAGATGACCCTGAACTACTGGACTTAGTAGAACTTGAAGTAAGGGAACTATTAAGCAAATACGGATTTCCTGGCGACAAGATACCGGTAGTAAAGGGCTCAGCACTGAGGGCCATGCAGACAGAGAGCAAAGAGGCAAGTGCAGAAGAATTCAAGAGCATAGAAGAGTTAATGAAGGCAGTAGACGAATACATACCGACCCCCAAGAGAGAGATAGACAAGCCCTTTTTAATGCCCGTAGAGGACGTATTCACCATATCAGGCAGGGGCACAGTAGTGACAGGCAGAGTAGAGAGGGGAATAATCAAGGTAGGGGAAGAAGTAGAGATAGTAGGACTTGGAGAGACCAGAAAGAGCATAGCCACAGGGGTAGAGATGTTCAGGAAACTGCTTGATGAAGGCAGAGCAGGGGACAACATAGGAGTACTATTAAGGGGAATAGACAAAGAACAAGTAGAGAGGGGGATGGTACTTGCCAAACCAGGCAGCATAACCCCGCACACCAAATTCAAGGCAGAAGTATATGTACTTACGAAAGAAGAGGGTGGCAGGCACACCCCATTTTTCAATGGATATCGGCCGCAGTTTTACTTCAGGACAACAGACGTGACAGGGGTAGCGAAACTGCCTGAGGGAGTGGAGATGGTAATGCCAGGAGATAACACAAACCTGGTAGTAGAGCTGATAACGCCGATAGCAATGGAGAAGGAATTGAGATTTGCCATAAGAGAGGGTGGCAGGACAGTAGGGGCAGGAGTCGTAACTGAGGT